The following are from one region of the Peromyscus leucopus breed LL Stock chromosome 18, UCI_PerLeu_2.1, whole genome shotgun sequence genome:
- the LOC114681737 gene encoding olfactory receptor 9-like: protein MGFDNGTEVTEFILLGFSGFGFLQGHLFWGVLCIYVVTLLGNSLIILLTLSDSALHSPMYFFLRHFSVVEILYTTTIVPRMLADLRSSCPTIPRASCFTQMYFFALFGVAECCLLTAMAYDRYAAICCPLQYTTLMNQGTCASMVGASYFAGIITGTIHSVCIFTLPFRGANTIHHFLCDILPVLRLASASTFWGEVGNLFITVAFIFMPFLLIVASYACIIATILGVATSEGHQKIFSTCSSHLFVVILFYGTATAAYMRPQADSLGDTDQILSIFYTVVTPMCNPFVYTLRNKEVIGAMRRLMKRYLGVP from the coding sequence ATGGGATTTGACAATGGTACAGAAGTAACAGAGTTCATTTTATTGGGGTTCTCAGGTTTTGGCTTTCTTCAGGGCCATCTGTTTTGGGGTGTGCTGTGTATCTATGTGGTTACCTTGCTGGGCAACTCTCTGATCATCCTCCTCACGCTATCGGACTCTGCCCTCCActcccccatgtacttcttcctgcgTCACTTCTCCGTGGTGGAGATCCTCTACACCACCACCATTGTGCCTAGGATGTTGGCTGACCTCCGGTCCTCCTGCCCCACCATCCCCCGGGCCAGCTGCTTCACTCAGATGTACTTCTTTGCCCTTTTTGGCGTTGCCGAATGCTGTTTGCTCACTGCCATGGCTTATGACCGATATGCTGCCATCTGCTGTCCCCTGCAATATACCACGCTGATGAACCAGGGAACATGTGCCAGCATGGTGGGGGCCTCTTACTTTGCGGGCATCATCACTGGCACCATTCACTCTGTCTGCATCTTCACTTTGCCTTTCCGTGGTGCCAACACCATCCATCATTTCCTGTGTGACATCCTGCCTGTGCTGAGACTGGCCAGTGCAAGCACTTTCTGGGGTGAAGTGGGGAATCTCTTCATCACGGTAGCTTTTATCTTCATGCCCTTCTTGTTGATTGTGGCCTCTTACGCCTGTATCATTGCCACTATACTTGGTGTTGCAACATCCGAGGGACATCAAAAGATCTTTTCTACCTGCTCCTCCCACCTGTTTGTGGTCATACTCTTTTATGGGACTGCAACTGCGGCTTACATGAGGCCCCAGGCAGATTCTCTTGGGGACACAGACCagattctttccattttctacacGGTTGTCACCCCCATGTGCAACCCTTTTGTTTACACTCTGAGGAATAAGGAGGTCATAGGGGCCATGAGGCGGCTCATGAAGAGATACCTTGGGGTTCCTTGA